The Paenibacillus sophorae genome has a segment encoding these proteins:
- the hpt gene encoding hypoxanthine phosphoribosyltransferase, translating into MQNDIQEILISEEEIQQRVKELGAKLSDAYEGRNPLVICVLKGAFIFMADLVKVITVPVEMDFMAVSSYGATTKSSGVVKIIKDLDVPVDGRHVLIVEDIIDSGLTLSYLIELLRNRNAASISVVTLFDKPAGRTVSLEADYTGFVIPDEFIVGYGLDYAEKYRNLPYIGVLKPEIYSK; encoded by the coding sequence TTGCAGAACGATATCCAGGAGATTTTGATCAGCGAAGAGGAAATTCAACAGAGAGTCAAAGAGCTTGGCGCCAAGCTGAGCGATGCATATGAGGGGCGCAACCCGTTGGTCATTTGCGTGCTGAAAGGTGCGTTTATTTTTATGGCCGATTTGGTTAAAGTCATAACGGTGCCGGTCGAGATGGACTTCATGGCGGTATCCAGCTACGGCGCGACAACCAAATCTTCGGGCGTAGTGAAAATTATCAAGGATCTGGACGTTCCGGTCGATGGCCGCCATGTGCTGATCGTTGAGGATATTATCGACAGCGGTCTTACGCTGAGTTATCTGATTGAGCTGCTTCGCAACCGCAACGCCGCATCGATTTCCGTCGTGACTCTGTTCGATAAACCGGCGGGTCGTACCGTAAGCCTTGAGGCGGATTATACCGGTTTTGTCATTCCAGACGAATTTATTGTAGGATACGGACTAGACTATGCCGAAAAGTATCGGAATCTCCCTTACATCGGGGTATTGAAGCCGGAGATCTACTCTAAATAG
- the ftsH gene encoding ATP-dependent zinc metalloprotease FtsH: MNRFIRNSGFYLILFLVVVGIVQFVSNGNEAADFPRYDQLRQELKSNNVKDLTVQFEGNAFNVTGSYKEKPEWAKSQSFSTYIPPTDAAIEELTAASQNNNIPFIQKKMEGDSIWLTFLSSIIPLVIMFILFFFLFNQAQGGGGKVMNFGKSKARLYNEEKKRVTFEDVAGADEEKQELVEVVEFLKDPRKFAAVGARIPKGVLLVGPPGTGKTLLARAVAGEAGVPFFSISGSDFVEMFVGVGASRVRDLFENAKKNAPCIIFIDEIDAVGRQRGAGLGGGHDEREQTLNQLLVEMDGFGGNEGIIIVAATNRADILDPALLRPGRFDRQITVDRPDVKGREAVLKVHSRNKPLTKDVKLDVIAKRTTGFTGADLENLLNEAALLAARRNRKDISMREVDEAIDRVIVGTEKRSRVISDREKRIVAYHEAGHTIAGYFLEHADMVHKVTIIPRGRAGGYVIMLPKEDRMLVTKQELLDKVTGLLGGRVAEEMFIGEIGTGAYSDFQQATRIVRSMIMEYGMSEKLGPMQFGTSQGQVFLGRDIGHEQNYSDSIAYEIDQEMQRFISECYERCRELLKKHSKEMHLIAGTLLEKETLELEQIKELIEQGYLTEDGKPVDGQSLANEGAEPVIDSIGDVKVRIQGKTDEPQATLGDSPKDIPNNPQQDGESGNDENKGGGASMS, translated from the coding sequence ATGAATCGGTTCATCCGAAATTCTGGTTTTTATTTGATTTTATTTCTAGTCGTGGTGGGCATTGTCCAATTCGTCAGCAATGGAAATGAAGCCGCCGATTTCCCCAGATATGACCAGTTACGGCAGGAGCTTAAGAGTAACAATGTGAAGGATTTGACGGTTCAGTTCGAAGGCAACGCCTTTAATGTAACCGGCTCTTATAAAGAGAAGCCGGAATGGGCTAAATCGCAAAGCTTTTCCACATATATTCCTCCTACGGACGCGGCTATCGAAGAACTGACTGCGGCCAGTCAGAATAACAACATACCGTTCATCCAGAAGAAAATGGAGGGCGACAGCATCTGGCTGACCTTCCTGTCTTCGATCATTCCGCTTGTTATTATGTTCATCCTGTTCTTCTTCCTGTTCAATCAGGCGCAGGGTGGCGGCGGCAAGGTGATGAATTTCGGCAAGAGTAAAGCCCGTCTTTACAATGAAGAGAAGAAGCGGGTCACCTTTGAAGACGTAGCCGGGGCCGACGAAGAGAAGCAGGAGCTTGTCGAAGTCGTGGAATTCCTGAAAGACCCGCGGAAATTCGCTGCCGTGGGCGCGCGTATCCCTAAAGGGGTCTTGCTCGTAGGTCCTCCGGGTACAGGTAAAACACTGCTTGCCCGTGCGGTGGCAGGCGAAGCCGGAGTTCCGTTCTTCAGCATCTCCGGTTCCGACTTCGTGGAAATGTTCGTCGGCGTCGGCGCTTCGCGGGTACGCGACCTGTTCGAGAACGCGAAAAAGAATGCGCCTTGCATCATCTTTATCGACGAAATCGACGCCGTTGGCCGTCAGCGCGGCGCTGGACTTGGCGGCGGGCATGATGAACGCGAGCAGACGCTTAACCAATTGCTCGTTGAGATGGACGGTTTCGGCGGCAACGAAGGCATTATCATCGTCGCGGCTACCAACCGCGCCGATATTCTTGACCCCGCCCTGCTCCGTCCAGGACGCTTTGACCGTCAGATCACGGTTGACCGCCCTGACGTGAAGGGACGCGAGGCCGTACTGAAGGTTCACTCCCGCAATAAGCCGCTGACCAAGGACGTGAAGCTTGACGTCATCGCCAAGCGCACAACCGGTTTTACCGGCGCGGATCTGGAGAACCTGCTGAATGAAGCGGCGCTGCTCGCCGCCCGCCGCAACCGCAAGGACATCTCCATGCGGGAAGTGGATGAGGCAATTGACCGCGTCATCGTCGGCACCGAGAAGCGCAGCCGCGTGATCAGCGACCGCGAGAAGCGGATCGTCGCTTATCATGAAGCCGGGCATACGATCGCCGGATACTTCCTGGAGCATGCCGATATGGTTCACAAGGTGACGATCATCCCGCGCGGACGCGCAGGCGGATATGTCATTATGCTTCCGAAGGAAGACCGCATGCTTGTTACGAAGCAGGAGCTGCTCGACAAGGTAACCGGGCTGCTCGGAGGCCGGGTAGCCGAGGAAATGTTTATCGGCGAGATCGGCACGGGCGCATACAGCGACTTCCAGCAGGCTACGCGCATTGTCCGAAGCATGATTATGGAATACGGCATGAGCGAGAAGCTCGGTCCGATGCAGTTCGGCACTTCCCAAGGCCAGGTATTCCTGGGCCGCGATATCGGGCACGAGCAGAATTACAGTGATTCGATCGCTTACGAGATTGACCAGGAAATGCAGCGTTTCATCTCGGAATGCTATGAGCGATGCAGAGAGCTGCTGAAGAAGCACTCGAAGGAAATGCATCTCATCGCAGGCACACTGCTGGAGAAAGAGACGCTTGAGCTTGAACAGATCAAGGAACTGATCGAGCAGGGCTATCTGACCGAAGACGGCAAGCCGGTTGACGGCCAAAGTCTTGCGAATGAAGGTGCGGAGCCGGTTATTGATTCGATCGGCGATGTAAAAGTCCGCATTCAGGGTAAGACTGATGAGCCTCAGGCTACGCTGGGAGATTCGCCCAAAGATATTCCAAACAATCCACAGCAAGATGGAGAGAGTGGAAATGACGAGAATAAGGGCGGCGGAGCAAGCATGAGCTAG
- the nadA gene encoding quinolinate synthase NadA, translating into MEALALERKQEQNRQLRERLEQLKKERNAIILAHYYQRDEIQEVADFRGDSFLLAQKAAATEAEVIVFCGVHFMGESAKILAPDKTVLIPDERAGCPMADMVNVEGLRKLKAKHPNAKVVTYINSSAEIKAETDICCTSANAVRVIESLDAEEIIWVPDKNLGHYVQEKTGKKLIIWEGYCNTHDMLTVKDVVEMKAKYPKAQFVVHPECRPEVVAMGDFVGSTTAIIDYCKKSDCREFIVGTEDGTGYQLRKDSPDKDFHFASKFLVCPNMKVNNLKKLVKCLETMKPQIYVPPTIADKARQSLERMLQVK; encoded by the coding sequence GTGGAAGCTCTGGCGCTGGAGCGCAAGCAAGAACAAAACCGTCAACTGCGTGAACGTCTCGAACAGCTTAAGAAGGAACGGAATGCCATCATTTTGGCTCACTATTATCAGCGCGATGAAATTCAGGAAGTTGCCGATTTTCGCGGCGACTCTTTTTTGCTGGCTCAAAAGGCCGCTGCAACGGAAGCGGAAGTTATCGTATTCTGCGGCGTTCATTTTATGGGTGAAAGTGCTAAAATCTTGGCTCCGGACAAGACGGTTCTTATCCCCGACGAGCGTGCCGGCTGCCCTATGGCCGACATGGTCAATGTAGAAGGCCTTCGCAAGCTGAAAGCGAAGCATCCTAATGCCAAGGTGGTTACCTATATCAATTCCTCTGCCGAGATTAAAGCGGAGACGGATATATGCTGTACCTCTGCCAATGCCGTTCGGGTCATTGAGTCGCTGGACGCGGAAGAGATCATTTGGGTTCCGGATAAGAATCTGGGGCATTATGTTCAGGAGAAAACCGGCAAAAAGCTGATTATTTGGGAAGGCTACTGCAACACGCATGATATGCTTACCGTCAAGGATGTCGTGGAAATGAAGGCCAAATACCCGAAAGCCCAGTTCGTGGTTCATCCTGAATGCCGTCCGGAGGTCGTGGCTATGGGTGACTTTGTCGGCAGCACTACCGCCATTATCGATTACTGCAAGAAATCGGACTGCCGGGAATTTATTGTGGGAACCGAAGACGGGACAGGCTACCAGCTGCGTAAGGACAGTCCGGATAAAGACTTCCATTTTGCTTCTAAGTTCCTGGTTTGTCCTAATATGAAAGTTAACAATCTCAAAAAATTGGTAAAATGTCTGGAGACGATGAAGCCGCAGATTTATGTGCCGCCAACTATCGCAGACAAAGCCAGACAATCCCTAGAGCGCATGCTACAAGTCAAGTAG
- the nadB gene encoding L-aspartate oxidase codes for MIPQYLVDFDLRELPTVETDCIVIGSGIAGLFTAIKASEDRRVIMITKKSLMESNTRYAQGGIAAVISEDDSPLYHRQDTLMAGAGLCSSAAVDALVNEGPYGVRELIRLGTLFDKENGVLALTQEGAHSHRRILHANGDATGYEIVRALVQQVLEHHNIEVWDDHYVIDLVTEDGECVGALVQKPNGERLFLKGAATILCSGGAGQLYRYTTNPEVATGDGVAIAYRAGAHIRDMEFIQFHPTALSYPGAPRFLISEAVRGEGAVLRNIRGERFMERYHELLELAPRDIVARAIVSEMEETKSTFVYLDITHESAEMVKRRFPTIYETCIGYGLDITSDWIPVAPAAHYLMGGIKTDLNGESSIPRLFACGEVSSTGVHGANRLASNSLSEAVVFGQRIVERIRSLPKLDERDLSAGCDLGRHEHPTQAIVERRLKLQKIMVRYVGLRRNEEMLSKGLEELKRQLPIFGAALTKREEYEFANMLTCSLLVTESALTREESRGAHYREDFPQRDDEYWRKHLLQIRELGIVEETSDDV; via the coding sequence ATGATTCCACAGTATTTGGTTGATTTCGACCTGCGGGAGCTTCCCACCGTCGAGACGGATTGCATTGTCATCGGTTCCGGCATCGCCGGACTGTTCACAGCGATCAAAGCCAGCGAGGATCGGCGGGTCATAATGATTACGAAGAAATCGCTGATGGAGAGCAACACGCGTTATGCCCAGGGAGGCATCGCCGCTGTAATCTCGGAAGACGATTCCCCGCTGTATCATCGGCAGGATACTCTGATGGCCGGGGCCGGACTGTGTTCCTCGGCTGCTGTAGATGCACTCGTCAATGAAGGTCCGTATGGCGTGCGTGAACTGATCCGGCTAGGAACCCTTTTTGACAAGGAGAACGGCGTTTTGGCGCTGACGCAGGAAGGAGCGCACAGCCACCGGCGGATTCTGCACGCCAACGGAGATGCAACCGGCTATGAAATTGTACGAGCGCTGGTTCAGCAGGTATTGGAACACCACAATATTGAGGTGTGGGATGATCACTATGTGATCGACCTGGTTACGGAAGACGGTGAGTGCGTCGGAGCGCTTGTACAAAAACCGAACGGAGAGCGCCTCTTTCTGAAGGGGGCCGCGACAATTCTCTGTTCAGGCGGAGCGGGTCAGCTGTACCGCTATACGACCAATCCCGAGGTCGCGACAGGCGACGGGGTAGCGATTGCTTACCGGGCGGGAGCGCATATCCGCGATATGGAATTTATTCAGTTCCACCCGACGGCGCTCAGTTATCCCGGCGCCCCCCGGTTTCTGATTTCGGAGGCGGTGCGGGGCGAAGGAGCTGTCCTGCGCAATATCCGGGGCGAACGTTTTATGGAGCGGTATCATGAGCTGCTGGAGCTTGCGCCGCGCGATATCGTCGCCCGGGCGATTGTCAGCGAGATGGAAGAGACGAAATCGACTTTTGTCTACTTGGACATTACTCATGAATCCGCGGAAATGGTGAAGCGCCGGTTCCCGACGATATATGAGACCTGCATCGGCTATGGTCTGGACATTACAAGCGACTGGATTCCTGTGGCTCCGGCTGCCCACTATTTGATGGGGGGCATCAAGACCGACCTGAACGGGGAGAGCAGTATTCCAAGGCTTTTTGCCTGCGGCGAGGTATCGTCCACAGGCGTGCATGGCGCGAACCGGCTGGCAAGCAACTCGCTCTCGGAAGCGGTCGTCTTCGGACAGCGTATTGTTGAGCGGATCCGCAGCCTGCCGAAACTCGATGAGAGAGATCTATCCGCGGGCTGTGATTTGGGCCGCCATGAACATCCGACGCAGGCAATCGTCGAACGCCGCCTGAAGCTGCAGAAGATCATGGTCCGCTATGTCGGACTGCGGCGGAATGAGGAGATGCTGTCCAAAGGGCTCGAAGAGCTGAAGCGGCAGCTGCCGATTTTTGGGGCGGCGCTGACCAAGCGCGAAGAATATGAATTTGCCAATATGCTGACCTGCAGCCTGCTTGTCACGGAATCGGCGTTGACACGCGAGGAGAGCAGGGGAGCCCATTACCGCGAAGATTTTCCGCAGCGGGATGATGAGTATTGGCGTAAGCATTTGCTCCAGATTCGCGAACTGGGCATAGTGGAGGAGACAAGCGATGATGTTTAA